One part of the Peromyscus leucopus breed LL Stock chromosome 19, UCI_PerLeu_2.1, whole genome shotgun sequence genome encodes these proteins:
- the Rpl17 gene encoding 60S ribosomal protein L17 has product MVRYSLDPENPTKSCKSRGSNLRVHFKNTRETAQAIKGMHIRKATKYLKDVTLKKQCVPFRRYNGGVGRCAQAKQWGWTQGRWPKKSAEFLLHMLKNAESNAELKGLDVDSLVIEHIQVNKAPKMRRRTYRAHGRINPYMSSPCHIEMILTEKEQIVPKPEEEVAQKKKISQKKLKKQKLMARE; this is encoded by the exons ATGGTTCGATACTCGCTGGACCCAGAGAACCCTACGAAAT CATGCAAATCGAGAGGTTCAAATCTTCGGGTTCACTTTAAG AACACCCGTGAAACTGCCCAGGCCATCAAGGGTATGCATATCCGAAAAGCCACCAAATACCTGAAAGATGTCACTTTAAAGAAGCAATGTGTGCCTTTCCGGCGGTATAACGGTGGAGTTGGTAGGTGCGCCCAG gCCAAACAGTGGGGCTGGACACAGGGCCGGTGGCCTAAAAAGAGTGCCGAATTTTTGCTGCACATGCTTAAGAATGCAGAGAGTAATGCTGAGCTGAAG GGTTTAGATGTGGATTCTCTAGTCATTGAACACATCCAGGTGAACAAAGCACCTAAGATGCGCCGACGGACTTACAGAGCTCATGGCCGGATTAACCCATACATGAGCTCCCCCTGCCACATCGAGATGATCCTCACTGAGAAGGAACAAATTgttccaaagccagaagaggaggttgCGCAGAAGAAGAAG atatcccagaagaaactgaagaaacaaaaacttatgGCACGGGAATAA
- the C19H18orf32 gene encoding UPF0729 protein C18orf32 homolog gives MVCIPCIVIPVLLWIFKKFLEPYLYPLVSPVVSRLWPKKAIQESSAKNTGKVDCKGADAIGLPTKEPIEVSDKKKD, from the exons ATGGTGTGCATTCCCTGTATCGTCATTCCAGTGCTGCTCTGGATCTTCAAAAAGTTCCTGGAGCCATACTTATACCCTCTGGTTTCCCCGGTGGTCAGCCGTCTATGGCCTAAAAAAGCTATACAAGAATCCAGTGCTAAAAATACAGGCAAAGTAGACTGCAAG ggtGCAGATGCCATTGGATTACCCACAAAAGAACCAATAGAGGTCTCTGATAAAAAGAAAGACTAG